TGTCGGGCATATGGGAAGCCGAAGGACTGCGGGTTGCCGAGACACTCCAGTGAGCGGTTGGACAGGTTTCTCAGAGAGGCCAGGGAAGAGTGCTTCAGGAAGTACCTCTACAAAAAATGATGTTTTGACCCGCCGGGCCGAAGGCCGGCCGTCCACCTCAGATGAGGTCCGTCCTCGGCCAGAGGACCCTGTCGTTCTTGACGTCCAGGATGCCCCGATAATTGACCCTCACCTCGGGAAGAAAGTCATTGGGCAGGAACACCAATGTGTACATGGGGTCATGGTGGGGGTATCCCTTTGAGAAAAGGATGGACTGCAATTCTCTCTCTTTTTCGGCGAGTTCGGGCAAGGCCTTGTCGGACATGACGCCACCGATCGGCAGGGCCAGCTCAAAGCAGGGGCCGTTCCCGTCGAATATCACGATGCCTCCCTTCATCTCGAGGACCCTGTTCACGGCGGCGCTCATTGCCCGGGCGTTCTTCCCCACGACAAGGATCTGGGCCGCCGTGTTGTAAGAGGACACCAGCGCCTCGATCCCGTTCCCGAAACCTTCCAGGAGCCCCGTCGTTATCCAGTCCCCGTCCCTCCCGATCGTCGCAACCAGGAGAAACCGTGAGGTATCGAAGTCGAGATAACCGTCGCGGACAGGAAACTCGACCCAGCGGGTCCGGGTGATGGCAGGGTTCACGAGCTGAATGACGGGAAAGGCCGTGGAGGTCCCGCCGGTGGCAGGGATCCGGAAGAGCTCCTCCCGGGCCCTCCATTCCCGCCGGGAGAATGTGGCCTTCGGAAAATACCTTTCCCAGTCCATTGCCGGGAAGGACTGGATGAGCGTGCCTTCTCGCGCGACGATCCTGCCGCGGGAAATAACGGTCTCCGGGGTGGGCTCATGGATATCCTTGAGGATCACCATGTCGGCGTCCCGTCCCGGGGCTATCCCTCCGATCCTGTGGTCGAACCCGAAGTAGACGGCGGGGTTGATCGTTGCCATCCGGTAAGCGCTCACGGGATCGATCCCTTCCTTGAGTGCTATCCGTATCAGGTGGTCCGTGACACCCTGCCTGTGATAGTACTCGGGCATGGAGCCGTCTGTGGTGAGAAGAAGGCGGTCCGTCAGGACGCGCTCCCTGGCGACGGTCTTGAGAAGGAGACTGAGGTCCTGCCTCAGGGAGCTTTCGCGGAGCATGACGTAAAATCCGAGTCTCAGCCTGTCGAGAACGTTCTGGCCGTTGATGCTTTCGTGACAGGATTCTATTCCCGCCAGGGCAAGGCGGTTGAGCTTGTCGTACCTGGCGCCTGCCGTGTGGCCGTCCACTCTTTTCTTCAGCTCCTTCGTCCTCGCTATCACGGGGGGTATCCGGGAGGTGCCCTCTATCAGTTCCATCCATCGCGTGATCTCACCGATGGACTGGACCCGGGGGTCTTCGAGGACGGTAAGGAGGTTCTCCACGGAGAAGATTTCCTTCTCGTTCCGCATGGGGGATTGGGGCGCTGTCCGCAATGACCAGTAGTACTTGATGGGCATGTCCGAGAAGGCACCCATGAATTCCTGGAAAAGCACCGGGCCCATTTCCATGTAGAACACAAGGTCGTCGCAGAAGACGGTGGTTGTTCCCCGCCTGCAGGCTTCTTCACCGACGGACACGGGATTGTACACATCCCAGGGATGGAAATGGGGTTCAATGTATCCAGGGGTTATCGTCTTGCCCACAAGCTCGAGGACTCTCGTGTCCTTTCCGACATGGTGTTCCGAAGGACCCACGTAGACGATCCTTTCGCCGCGGACGGCAATGTTGCCTTCGAGCAGTTCCCCGGAATAGACGTTGAGTATGGTCCCGCCCTTGAGAAAAAGGTCGGCCCCTTCTTCGTGAGACCCTGTGTGTTGTGAAAGCGTTCTCTTCACCGCAGTTTTCCCCGGGGATCTTTCATCAAACCCTCGCTGTCCGGTCGCCGGTTGCCGTGAGGTGTGTCAGGAGGCCCCTAAGGGCCCTCGCTTCTTTTCTTTCCCGATGAGCCTTGCATGTTCCTGCTTGATGCAGAGGTCCATTAAAAAGGTGATTCCCCTGTCCCGGGCGATCCTCGCGGCTTCGTCGTTCACGATGCCAAGCTGCAGCCAGATCGCCTTCGGGGCGAGAGTCACAGCTTCCTCCACGACAGGCAGGGCATCGCCGGCCTTTCGGAAGACGTCGACTATATCTATCCTTTCGGGCACGCTCGTGAGGGAGGGATAGGACCTCTGTCCCAGTATCTCCGTGTATTCCGGGTTAACGGGTATCACCCGGTAGCCGTGGGTCATCAAGTATTGCGCGACAATGTTGCTTGCCTTGGTTGTATCAGGTGAAAGACCGACCACTGCTATCACCCGCGCTGTTTCAAGAAGCCTTTTCTTCTCCTCATCTCTTTCGTTCATGGCTCGCTCCGGGGTCTATTTCAGTCCTTCAAGCATTCGTGTTATGTTCGGAACACCCTGGTGGACTTTTCTCGCACCGTCCCGAAGGGTGACGGCCGTCGGAGTGGCGTTTATGGTGTCGCTGCGAAGGTATCCCTGGAGAACGGAGAAGACGGGCGCCACGTCGAAAGGTTTCCACTTCAAGCCTTTCGAGGCGAGGAAATCCTCCAGCTTCCCGCTGTCGGAGATATTTTTTTGTGCCGCCTCGAAGAGGGCCCTTCTCGCCTTGAGGGCGTGGCGTATCTCCTTCTTCGCGTTGAGGATGTAGAGGAAATAGCGTGCGTAGAGGGTGGACAGTCTGTGCATGGGGGTGTCAACGAAGGTGATGGTGACGACATCTCTCGCCACGAGATCGGAAATCAGGTATTCGACGTTGGGTTCGAGGTTCTTGCAGGCCCCGCAGAAATAGTCGGAATAGAGCTTGATTTCGGTCTTTCCCTTGCCGAAGGCGAGGAGGAACATATCCGTGGACCCGGCGCCGGCGGCGGCTCGGGGCCACACAAAGGAGCCGATGCACAGGAACGCGAGAAAGACCGCCATGGCGAATGAGACCTTCTTCATGGTCTTAAAGTATGGTCCAGCGGTTGCCCCCTTGTAAAGAGAAAAAGCTCGGGGGGTGCCCGGTCAGGGCCGCCCGGTAAGGAGCTTTACGGTTGACACCCGCGGAGGGTTCTATTATTGTATTGCAGTTGCCGCGAACGTTGTCGCCATATCCTGTGCCCGCGTGCCGGGAGAGGGCGTCGCGGCCTTGAAGGGGAGGAGAGATGACCGATGACGACACCTGGGGACGGGATTCCCAGGTACGTTACATGCGTACGGTGTTCGCCGCGATCGAGAGGGCGCAGAAAGAGTTTCTGCGGACCGTCGGGGTTTCGCCTGTCGATCCCCGGCTTCGCCGGTTTCGCGAAGTCGCCCTGGCGTTGTTCGAAAGGTCATGGGTAGCGGCGATGCGGCGCGGCGTGGAAACGGGAGACGACTCTGCCGCGGCGATGTATATCTTCTGCCTGGCACGGGCATTGTCCATGAAGGGGGTCGAGGTCCCTCCCGCGTCTCTGCCGGGCAATGACAGATTGAAGAGACTCGTGGACGAGGTGCTCACGTGATCCGTCTTCGTCTTTTCGGCAGGTGCAGGATCTACCATGACCCGGTGGCCCCCGTCATGCGGGAGCCCGCACAGATAGGTTGGACGGCCTGGTTTCGCACCATAGACCTTGTGACCCCCCGGAAGCTGAAAGGGGAGGAGCTCCTGGGACGGACCCGGGGCTGGTGGACCGTTGCGCCCGAGGACGTCTCCGAGGCGGTCAGACCCTTCGGACGGCTTGTCGTCGGGGATGGCGGTGAGCTGATGGTGGAGTTCGAATCCCAGGAGAAGGTGGATGGGCTTATTGAGGCACTGGGAAAGAGGTTCGGCGACCAGGTGCAGCTGGCGCCGTGACGAGAGGGTGGAGCGATGAAATGTTCCTTCAAGTTGTTGCTTGTCGCGGGCTGCCTGCTCCTGGCGGCGATCCCGGTTTTTGCCGGAGAGGACACCATCACGCAGGTGTCGACGATAGACGCCCTTATGACGGGCGTGTATGACGGTCCGACCACACTGGGTGAATTGCGCGGGAAGGGTGATTTCGGCCTCGGAACGTTTGCCGCGCTCGACGGGGAGATGGTCCTTCTCGACGGTGTCTTCTACCAGGTCACAAGCACGGGCGATGTCAGAAGACCCGGTCCGGATACGAGGACCCCTTTCGCGGCAGTGACCTTCTTCACGGCGGACAGGACGGTGCCCCTCGCGCCGGGAACGGACTTCAAAGTCTTTGCTGCAGAGACGCAGAGGAATTTCCCGACGCGGAACAGCTTCTACGCCGTCAGGATAACAGGGAAATTCAGAATGGTGAAGACCCGCAGCGTTCCGGCACAGCAGAAGCCATACCGGCCGCTCACGGAGATAGTCAAGGCGCAGCCGGTCTTCGATTTTGCCGATGTCACCGGGACAATGGCGGGATTCTGGTGTCCTTCCTTCGTGAAGGGCGTCAACGTGCCCGGCTACCACCTGCACTTCCTCCGTGCCGATGGAAAGAGGGGAGGCCACGTCCTTGACTTTGTCGTCGACAATGCGACGATGGAGATCGACGACTCCCGGGAATTCTCCCTCATCCTCCCCGATGACGCCGCTTTCGATAAAGCCAACCTGGAACCCGACAGGACCACTGAGCTCAAGGCGGTGGAAAAGTGAGAAAAGAAATGTCTCAGGTCTCAGGTTCCGGGTCACAGGCGCAAAAAGACCCGGACCCAGCTTCTGAG
The DNA window shown above is from Syntrophorhabdus sp. and carries:
- a CDS encoding adenine deaminase yields the protein MKRTLSQHTGSHEEGADLFLKGGTILNVYSGELLEGNIAVRGERIVYVGPSEHHVGKDTRVLELVGKTITPGYIEPHFHPWDVYNPVSVGEEACRRGTTTVFCDDLVFYMEMGPVLFQEFMGAFSDMPIKYYWSLRTAPQSPMRNEKEIFSVENLLTVLEDPRVQSIGEITRWMELIEGTSRIPPVIARTKELKKRVDGHTAGARYDKLNRLALAGIESCHESINGQNVLDRLRLGFYVMLRESSLRQDLSLLLKTVARERVLTDRLLLTTDGSMPEYYHRQGVTDHLIRIALKEGIDPVSAYRMATINPAVYFGFDHRIGGIAPGRDADMVILKDIHEPTPETVISRGRIVAREGTLIQSFPAMDWERYFPKATFSRREWRAREELFRIPATGGTSTAFPVIQLVNPAITRTRWVEFPVRDGYLDFDTSRFLLVATIGRDGDWITTGLLEGFGNGIEALVSSYNTAAQILVVGKNARAMSAAVNRVLEMKGGIVIFDGNGPCFELALPIGGVMSDKALPELAEKERELQSILFSKGYPHHDPMYTLVFLPNDFLPEVRVNYRGILDVKNDRVLWPRTDLI
- a CDS encoding CoA-binding protein, giving the protein MNERDEEKKRLLETARVIAVVGLSPDTTKASNIVAQYLMTHGYRVIPVNPEYTEILGQRSYPSLTSVPERIDIVDVFRKAGDALPVVEEAVTLAPKAIWLQLGIVNDEAARIARDRGITFLMDLCIKQEHARLIGKEKKRGPLGAS
- a CDS encoding thioredoxin domain-containing protein, coding for MKKVSFAMAVFLAFLCIGSFVWPRAAAGAGSTDMFLLAFGKGKTEIKLYSDYFCGACKNLEPNVEYLISDLVARDVVTITFVDTPMHRLSTLYARYFLYILNAKKEIRHALKARRALFEAAQKNISDSGKLEDFLASKGLKWKPFDVAPVFSVLQGYLRSDTINATPTAVTLRDGARKVHQGVPNITRMLEGLK
- the budA gene encoding acetolactate decarboxylase — protein: MKCSFKLLLVAGCLLLAAIPVFAGEDTITQVSTIDALMTGVYDGPTTLGELRGKGDFGLGTFAALDGEMVLLDGVFYQVTSTGDVRRPGPDTRTPFAAVTFFTADRTVPLAPGTDFKVFAAETQRNFPTRNSFYAVRITGKFRMVKTRSVPAQQKPYRPLTEIVKAQPVFDFADVTGTMAGFWCPSFVKGVNVPGYHLHFLRADGKRGGHVLDFVVDNATMEIDDSREFSLILPDDAAFDKANLEPDRTTELKAVEK